Proteins encoded in a region of the Phoenix dactylifera cultivar Barhee BC4 chromosome 3, palm_55x_up_171113_PBpolish2nd_filt_p, whole genome shotgun sequence genome:
- the LOC103702128 gene encoding nardilysin-like isoform X3 has translation MKMSYLSKHGGSSNAYTETEYTCYHFEVNREYLKGALKRFSQFFISPLVKAEAMEREVLAVDSEFNQVLQSDSCRLLQLHCHTSVPGHPFNRFFWGNKKSLIDAMEHGIKLREEILQMYRENYHGGMTKLVVIGGEPLDVLEGWVVELFSNVKTGHPLKMSTKIDIPIWKEGKIYRLEAVKDVHMLELTWKLPCLHKEYLKKPEDYLAHLMGHEGRGSLLYFLKAKGWATSLSSGVGDEGMRRSSIAYIFIMSIHLTDSGLEMLYEVIGFVYQYIKLLRQSTPQEWMFKELQDIGNMEFRFAEEQPQDDYAAELAENLLLYSEEHIIYGEYAFELWDPELVEHVLSFFTPENMRIDILSKSFDKHSEAIQYEPWFGSRYIEEDISPSLLKLWSNPPEINQHLHLPLKNEFIPHVFSLCSANISKCLLDTNHPKCVVNHPLMKLWYKIDLTFNVPRANTYFLITVKDGYNSVKNCVLTELFVNLLKDELNEILYQAGVAKLETSLSIVGDKLELKLYGFNDKLSLLLSKILTLSRSFSPNVERFKVIKEDMERAFRNTNMKPLSHSSYLRLQVLRESFWDVDDKLSCLVNLSLSDLEAFLPNLLTQLHIEGLCHGNLLEEEAINISNIFTNIFSREPLPAEFRHQERVLCLPSGASLIRSVRVKNDLEVNSVVELYFQIEQDVGMEATKLRAITDLFSHIVEEPCFDQLRTKEQLGYVVHCGPRMTYRVLGFCFRVQSSEYSPIYLHDRIDTFISGLQEFLDKLDDESFENHRNGLIAEKLEKDPSLTYETGHYWSQIVEKRYLFDMLKVEAEELKTIQKSDVINWYKTYLRLPSSKCRQLAVHVWGCNTNFNEELKMQEKFGKVIEDIDSLKMSSEFYPSLC, from the exons ATGAAAATGAG TTACTTGTCCAAGCATGGTGGTTCATCAAATGCTTACACTGAAACCGAGTACACCTGCTATCACTTTGAAGTCAATCGGGAGTACCTGAAGGGAGCCTTAAAAAG ATTTTCTCAATTCTTTATATCACCATTAGTTAAGGCTGAAGCCATGGAACGTGAGGTCTTGGCTGTTGATTCAG AATTTAATCAAGTATTGCAAAGTGATAGCTGTCGTCTTCTTCAGCTTCATTGTCATACATCTGTTCCTGGTCATCCTTTTAACAGATTCTTTTGGG GAAATAAAAAAAGCTTGATTGATGCTATGGAACATGGTATCAAGTTGAGAGAAGAGATCTTGCAGATGTATAGAGAAAATTATCATGGGGGAATGACGAAGCTAGTTGTGATTGGGGGAG AGCCCCTCGACGTCCTAGAAGGTTGGGTAGTGGAGCTCTTTAGTAATGTCAAAACAGGGCATCCTTTAAAGATGAGCACTAAGATTGATATTCCTATCTGGAAAGAGGGTAAAATTTACAGGTTAGAGGCAGTTAAAGATGTTCATATGTTGGAATTGACGTGGAAATTGCCTTGTCTTCATAAAGAATATTTGAAGAAACCAGAAGATTACTTAGCACATCTCATGGGCCACG aAGGTAGAGGAAGCTTGCTTTATTTCTTGAAAGCTAAAGGATGGGCCACTTCATTATCTTCTGGAGTCGGTGATGAAGGGATGCGCCGTTCTTCAATTGCTTACATTTTTATCATGTCTATCCACCTTACTGATTCAGGATTAGAAATG CTTTATGAGGTTATTGGGTTTGTATATCAATACATTAAGTTATTGCGTCAATCTACTCCACAAGAATGGATGTTTAAGGAACTCCAAGATATCGGAAATATGGAGTTCAGATTTGCTGAGGAGCAACCTCAGGATGATTATGCAGCAGAACTCGCAG AGAATTTGCTGCTGTATTCAGAAGAGCACATAATTTATGGAGAATATGCTTTTGAACTGTGGGATCCAGAATTGGTAGAACATGTTTTGAGCTTTTTCACCCCAGAAAACATGAGGATTGACATACTGAGTAAATCTTTTGATAAGCATTCAGAAG CCATTCAATATGAACCATGGTTTGGGTCCCGGTACATTGAAGAGGACATTTCACCGTCATTGCTCAAACTTTGGAGCAATCCTCCTGAAATAAATCAACATCTTCATTTGCCTTTGAAGAATGAGTTCATTCCTCATGTCTTTTCTCTCTGCAGTGCTAACATATCAAAATGTCTATTAGATACTAACCATCCAAAATGCGTTGTGAACCATCCATTGATGAAGCTTTGGTACAAGATTGACTTGACATTTAACGTTCCTCGAGCAAACACATACTTCTTGATTACTGTGAAGGATGGATACAATAGTGTGAAGAATTGTGTTTTGACAGAGCTGTTTGTAAATCTTCTTAAGGATGAGTTGAACGAGATTTTGTATCAG gctGGTGTTGCCAAGCTGGAGACATCGTTATCTATTGTTGGTGACAAGCTAGAGTTAAAGCTGTATGGTTTCAATGACAAATTATCTCTTTTATTGTCAAAAATATTGACATTATCCAGATCCTTCTCTCCAAATGTCGAGCGATTTAAG GTTATCAAAGAAGATATGGAGAGAGCATTCAGAAACACCAATATGAAACCTTTGAGTCATTCTTCCTACTTGAGGTTACAAGTATTGCGTGAAAGCTTTTGGGATGTGGATGACAAGCTGTCCTGTCTTGTCAACTTATCTCTTTCTGATTTAGAGGCCTTTCTTCCAAATCTTCTAACTCAG TTGCATATAGAGGGCCTCTGCCATGGGAATCTATTAGAGGAGGAGGCAATCAACATATCAAATATATttacaaatatattttctagagAACCTCTACCAGCTGAGTTTAGGCATCAAGAACGTGTTCTCTGCCTTCCTTCCGGTGCAAGCCTTATTAGAAGTGTCCGTGTGAAGAATGATCTTGAAGTGAATTCTGTGGTTGAg CTATATTTTCAAATCGAGCAAGACGTAGGTATGGAAGCAACCAAACTGAGAGCCATTACAGATCTTTTCAGCCATATTGTTGAAGAGCCTTGTTTTGATCAGCTAAG GACAAAGGAGCAGCTTGGATACGTTGTTCATTGTGGTCCACGGATGACTTACCGTGTTTTAGGATTCTGCTTTCGTGTTCAATCGTCCGAATATAGCCCAATATATTTGCACGATAGAATAGACACCTTCATTAGTGGTCTCCAAGAGTTTCTG gATAAGCTTGATGATGAATCTTTTGAGAATCATAGAAATGGGTTGATAGCAGAGAAACTGGAAAAAGACCCATCACTTACTTATGAAACGGGTCACTACTGGAGTCAAATAGTGGAGAAAAG GTATTTATTTGACATGTTGAAAGTTGAAGCAGAGGAACTGAAAACAATTCAAAAGAGTGATGTCATCAACTGGTACAAGACGTACTTGAGGCTGCCATCATCCAAATGTCGACAACTTGCTGTTCATGTGTGGGGTTGCAATACCAATTTCAATGAGGAACTCAAAatgcaagaaaagtttggaaaaGTTATTGAAGATATTGATTCCTTAAAGATGTCGTCTGAGTTCTATCCAAGCCTCTGTTAA
- the LOC103702128 gene encoding nardilysin-like isoform X1, producing the protein MGHRVSESAIIKSPTDRRSYRIIHLSNGLTALLVHDPEIYPDGFAPQEESEGRAVGADVREGDDDRDLEEDGEDDFDQEEYESEGEEEEEDGEEGEEDGDESEQKGKKGTAPTKKAAAAMCVGMGSFSDPSKAQGLAHFLEHMLFMGSSEFPDENEYDSYLSKHGGSSNAYTETEYTCYHFEVNREYLKGALKRFSQFFISPLVKAEAMEREVLAVDSEFNQVLQSDSCRLLQLHCHTSVPGHPFNRFFWGNKKSLIDAMEHGIKLREEILQMYRENYHGGMTKLVVIGGEPLDVLEGWVVELFSNVKTGHPLKMSTKIDIPIWKEGKIYRLEAVKDVHMLELTWKLPCLHKEYLKKPEDYLAHLMGHEGRGSLLYFLKAKGWATSLSSGVGDEGMRRSSIAYIFIMSIHLTDSGLEMLYEVIGFVYQYIKLLRQSTPQEWMFKELQDIGNMEFRFAEEQPQDDYAAELAENLLLYSEEHIIYGEYAFELWDPELVEHVLSFFTPENMRIDILSKSFDKHSEAIQYEPWFGSRYIEEDISPSLLKLWSNPPEINQHLHLPLKNEFIPHVFSLCSANISKCLLDTNHPKCVVNHPLMKLWYKIDLTFNVPRANTYFLITVKDGYNSVKNCVLTELFVNLLKDELNEILYQAGVAKLETSLSIVGDKLELKLYGFNDKLSLLLSKILTLSRSFSPNVERFKVIKEDMERAFRNTNMKPLSHSSYLRLQVLRESFWDVDDKLSCLVNLSLSDLEAFLPNLLTQLHIEGLCHGNLLEEEAINISNIFTNIFSREPLPAEFRHQERVLCLPSGASLIRSVRVKNDLEVNSVVELYFQIEQDVGMEATKLRAITDLFSHIVEEPCFDQLRTKEQLGYVVHCGPRMTYRVLGFCFRVQSSEYSPIYLHDRIDTFISGLQEFLDKLDDESFENHRNGLIAEKLEKDPSLTYETGHYWSQIVEKRYLFDMLKVEAEELKTIQKSDVINWYKTYLRLPSSKCRQLAVHVWGCNTNFNEELKMQEKFGKVIEDIDSLKMSSEFYPSLC; encoded by the exons ATGGGGCATCGGGTTTCGGAGAGTGCGATCATCAAATCCCCGACCGACCGCAGGTCGTATCGAATCATTCATCTCTCCAATGGCCTCACGGCTCTCTTGGTGCATGATCCTGAGATTTACCCCGATGGGTTCGCGCCTCAAGAAGAATCTGAAGGCCGAGCGGTTGGTGCTGACGTGAGGGAGGGAGATGACGACAGGGATCTCGAAGAAGACGGCGAGGATGACTTCGATCAAGAGGAGTACGAGTCCGAGggtgaagaggaagaggaggacggggaagaaggagaggaagatggAGATGAGAGCGAGCAGAAGGGGAAGAAAGGGACTGCTCCGACTAAAAAG GCTGCTGCAGCAATGTGTGTAGGAATGGGCAGCTTCTCTGATCCTTCTAAGGCACAGGGACTTGCACATTTTTTAG AGCACATGCTTTTTATGGGGAGTTCTGAATTTCCAGATGAAAATGAG TATGATAGTTACTTGTCCAAGCATGGTGGTTCATCAAATGCTTACACTGAAACCGAGTACACCTGCTATCACTTTGAAGTCAATCGGGAGTACCTGAAGGGAGCCTTAAAAAG ATTTTCTCAATTCTTTATATCACCATTAGTTAAGGCTGAAGCCATGGAACGTGAGGTCTTGGCTGTTGATTCAG AATTTAATCAAGTATTGCAAAGTGATAGCTGTCGTCTTCTTCAGCTTCATTGTCATACATCTGTTCCTGGTCATCCTTTTAACAGATTCTTTTGGG GAAATAAAAAAAGCTTGATTGATGCTATGGAACATGGTATCAAGTTGAGAGAAGAGATCTTGCAGATGTATAGAGAAAATTATCATGGGGGAATGACGAAGCTAGTTGTGATTGGGGGAG AGCCCCTCGACGTCCTAGAAGGTTGGGTAGTGGAGCTCTTTAGTAATGTCAAAACAGGGCATCCTTTAAAGATGAGCACTAAGATTGATATTCCTATCTGGAAAGAGGGTAAAATTTACAGGTTAGAGGCAGTTAAAGATGTTCATATGTTGGAATTGACGTGGAAATTGCCTTGTCTTCATAAAGAATATTTGAAGAAACCAGAAGATTACTTAGCACATCTCATGGGCCACG aAGGTAGAGGAAGCTTGCTTTATTTCTTGAAAGCTAAAGGATGGGCCACTTCATTATCTTCTGGAGTCGGTGATGAAGGGATGCGCCGTTCTTCAATTGCTTACATTTTTATCATGTCTATCCACCTTACTGATTCAGGATTAGAAATG CTTTATGAGGTTATTGGGTTTGTATATCAATACATTAAGTTATTGCGTCAATCTACTCCACAAGAATGGATGTTTAAGGAACTCCAAGATATCGGAAATATGGAGTTCAGATTTGCTGAGGAGCAACCTCAGGATGATTATGCAGCAGAACTCGCAG AGAATTTGCTGCTGTATTCAGAAGAGCACATAATTTATGGAGAATATGCTTTTGAACTGTGGGATCCAGAATTGGTAGAACATGTTTTGAGCTTTTTCACCCCAGAAAACATGAGGATTGACATACTGAGTAAATCTTTTGATAAGCATTCAGAAG CCATTCAATATGAACCATGGTTTGGGTCCCGGTACATTGAAGAGGACATTTCACCGTCATTGCTCAAACTTTGGAGCAATCCTCCTGAAATAAATCAACATCTTCATTTGCCTTTGAAGAATGAGTTCATTCCTCATGTCTTTTCTCTCTGCAGTGCTAACATATCAAAATGTCTATTAGATACTAACCATCCAAAATGCGTTGTGAACCATCCATTGATGAAGCTTTGGTACAAGATTGACTTGACATTTAACGTTCCTCGAGCAAACACATACTTCTTGATTACTGTGAAGGATGGATACAATAGTGTGAAGAATTGTGTTTTGACAGAGCTGTTTGTAAATCTTCTTAAGGATGAGTTGAACGAGATTTTGTATCAG gctGGTGTTGCCAAGCTGGAGACATCGTTATCTATTGTTGGTGACAAGCTAGAGTTAAAGCTGTATGGTTTCAATGACAAATTATCTCTTTTATTGTCAAAAATATTGACATTATCCAGATCCTTCTCTCCAAATGTCGAGCGATTTAAG GTTATCAAAGAAGATATGGAGAGAGCATTCAGAAACACCAATATGAAACCTTTGAGTCATTCTTCCTACTTGAGGTTACAAGTATTGCGTGAAAGCTTTTGGGATGTGGATGACAAGCTGTCCTGTCTTGTCAACTTATCTCTTTCTGATTTAGAGGCCTTTCTTCCAAATCTTCTAACTCAG TTGCATATAGAGGGCCTCTGCCATGGGAATCTATTAGAGGAGGAGGCAATCAACATATCAAATATATttacaaatatattttctagagAACCTCTACCAGCTGAGTTTAGGCATCAAGAACGTGTTCTCTGCCTTCCTTCCGGTGCAAGCCTTATTAGAAGTGTCCGTGTGAAGAATGATCTTGAAGTGAATTCTGTGGTTGAg CTATATTTTCAAATCGAGCAAGACGTAGGTATGGAAGCAACCAAACTGAGAGCCATTACAGATCTTTTCAGCCATATTGTTGAAGAGCCTTGTTTTGATCAGCTAAG GACAAAGGAGCAGCTTGGATACGTTGTTCATTGTGGTCCACGGATGACTTACCGTGTTTTAGGATTCTGCTTTCGTGTTCAATCGTCCGAATATAGCCCAATATATTTGCACGATAGAATAGACACCTTCATTAGTGGTCTCCAAGAGTTTCTG gATAAGCTTGATGATGAATCTTTTGAGAATCATAGAAATGGGTTGATAGCAGAGAAACTGGAAAAAGACCCATCACTTACTTATGAAACGGGTCACTACTGGAGTCAAATAGTGGAGAAAAG GTATTTATTTGACATGTTGAAAGTTGAAGCAGAGGAACTGAAAACAATTCAAAAGAGTGATGTCATCAACTGGTACAAGACGTACTTGAGGCTGCCATCATCCAAATGTCGACAACTTGCTGTTCATGTGTGGGGTTGCAATACCAATTTCAATGAGGAACTCAAAatgcaagaaaagtttggaaaaGTTATTGAAGATATTGATTCCTTAAAGATGTCGTCTGAGTTCTATCCAAGCCTCTGTTAA
- the LOC103702128 gene encoding nardilysin-like isoform X2: protein MGHRVSESAIIKSPTDRRSYRIIHLSNGLTALLVHDPEIYPDGFAPQEESEGRAVGADVREGDDDRDLEEDGEDDFDQEEYESEGEEEEEDGEEGEEDGDESEQKGKKGTAPTKKAAAAMCVGMGSFSDPSKAQGLAHFLEHMLFMGSSEFPDENEYDSYLSKHGGSSNAYTETEYTCYHFEVNREYLKGALKRFSQFFISPLVKAEAMEREVLAVDSEFNQVLQSDSCRLLQLHCHTSVPGHPFNRFFWGNKKSLIDAMEHGIKLREEILQMYRENYHGGMTKLVVIGGEPLDVLEGWVVELFSNVKTGHPLKMSTKIDIPIWKEGKIYRLEAVKDVHMLELTWKLPCLHKEYLKKPEDYLAHLMGHGRGSLLYFLKAKGWATSLSSGVGDEGMRRSSIAYIFIMSIHLTDSGLEMLYEVIGFVYQYIKLLRQSTPQEWMFKELQDIGNMEFRFAEEQPQDDYAAELAENLLLYSEEHIIYGEYAFELWDPELVEHVLSFFTPENMRIDILSKSFDKHSEAIQYEPWFGSRYIEEDISPSLLKLWSNPPEINQHLHLPLKNEFIPHVFSLCSANISKCLLDTNHPKCVVNHPLMKLWYKIDLTFNVPRANTYFLITVKDGYNSVKNCVLTELFVNLLKDELNEILYQAGVAKLETSLSIVGDKLELKLYGFNDKLSLLLSKILTLSRSFSPNVERFKVIKEDMERAFRNTNMKPLSHSSYLRLQVLRESFWDVDDKLSCLVNLSLSDLEAFLPNLLTQLHIEGLCHGNLLEEEAINISNIFTNIFSREPLPAEFRHQERVLCLPSGASLIRSVRVKNDLEVNSVVELYFQIEQDVGMEATKLRAITDLFSHIVEEPCFDQLRTKEQLGYVVHCGPRMTYRVLGFCFRVQSSEYSPIYLHDRIDTFISGLQEFLDKLDDESFENHRNGLIAEKLEKDPSLTYETGHYWSQIVEKRYLFDMLKVEAEELKTIQKSDVINWYKTYLRLPSSKCRQLAVHVWGCNTNFNEELKMQEKFGKVIEDIDSLKMSSEFYPSLC from the exons ATGGGGCATCGGGTTTCGGAGAGTGCGATCATCAAATCCCCGACCGACCGCAGGTCGTATCGAATCATTCATCTCTCCAATGGCCTCACGGCTCTCTTGGTGCATGATCCTGAGATTTACCCCGATGGGTTCGCGCCTCAAGAAGAATCTGAAGGCCGAGCGGTTGGTGCTGACGTGAGGGAGGGAGATGACGACAGGGATCTCGAAGAAGACGGCGAGGATGACTTCGATCAAGAGGAGTACGAGTCCGAGggtgaagaggaagaggaggacggggaagaaggagaggaagatggAGATGAGAGCGAGCAGAAGGGGAAGAAAGGGACTGCTCCGACTAAAAAG GCTGCTGCAGCAATGTGTGTAGGAATGGGCAGCTTCTCTGATCCTTCTAAGGCACAGGGACTTGCACATTTTTTAG AGCACATGCTTTTTATGGGGAGTTCTGAATTTCCAGATGAAAATGAG TATGATAGTTACTTGTCCAAGCATGGTGGTTCATCAAATGCTTACACTGAAACCGAGTACACCTGCTATCACTTTGAAGTCAATCGGGAGTACCTGAAGGGAGCCTTAAAAAG ATTTTCTCAATTCTTTATATCACCATTAGTTAAGGCTGAAGCCATGGAACGTGAGGTCTTGGCTGTTGATTCAG AATTTAATCAAGTATTGCAAAGTGATAGCTGTCGTCTTCTTCAGCTTCATTGTCATACATCTGTTCCTGGTCATCCTTTTAACAGATTCTTTTGGG GAAATAAAAAAAGCTTGATTGATGCTATGGAACATGGTATCAAGTTGAGAGAAGAGATCTTGCAGATGTATAGAGAAAATTATCATGGGGGAATGACGAAGCTAGTTGTGATTGGGGGAG AGCCCCTCGACGTCCTAGAAGGTTGGGTAGTGGAGCTCTTTAGTAATGTCAAAACAGGGCATCCTTTAAAGATGAGCACTAAGATTGATATTCCTATCTGGAAAGAGGGTAAAATTTACAGGTTAGAGGCAGTTAAAGATGTTCATATGTTGGAATTGACGTGGAAATTGCCTTGTCTTCATAAAGAATATTTGAAGAAACCAGAAGATTACTTAGCACATCTCATGGGCCACG GTAGAGGAAGCTTGCTTTATTTCTTGAAAGCTAAAGGATGGGCCACTTCATTATCTTCTGGAGTCGGTGATGAAGGGATGCGCCGTTCTTCAATTGCTTACATTTTTATCATGTCTATCCACCTTACTGATTCAGGATTAGAAATG CTTTATGAGGTTATTGGGTTTGTATATCAATACATTAAGTTATTGCGTCAATCTACTCCACAAGAATGGATGTTTAAGGAACTCCAAGATATCGGAAATATGGAGTTCAGATTTGCTGAGGAGCAACCTCAGGATGATTATGCAGCAGAACTCGCAG AGAATTTGCTGCTGTATTCAGAAGAGCACATAATTTATGGAGAATATGCTTTTGAACTGTGGGATCCAGAATTGGTAGAACATGTTTTGAGCTTTTTCACCCCAGAAAACATGAGGATTGACATACTGAGTAAATCTTTTGATAAGCATTCAGAAG CCATTCAATATGAACCATGGTTTGGGTCCCGGTACATTGAAGAGGACATTTCACCGTCATTGCTCAAACTTTGGAGCAATCCTCCTGAAATAAATCAACATCTTCATTTGCCTTTGAAGAATGAGTTCATTCCTCATGTCTTTTCTCTCTGCAGTGCTAACATATCAAAATGTCTATTAGATACTAACCATCCAAAATGCGTTGTGAACCATCCATTGATGAAGCTTTGGTACAAGATTGACTTGACATTTAACGTTCCTCGAGCAAACACATACTTCTTGATTACTGTGAAGGATGGATACAATAGTGTGAAGAATTGTGTTTTGACAGAGCTGTTTGTAAATCTTCTTAAGGATGAGTTGAACGAGATTTTGTATCAG gctGGTGTTGCCAAGCTGGAGACATCGTTATCTATTGTTGGTGACAAGCTAGAGTTAAAGCTGTATGGTTTCAATGACAAATTATCTCTTTTATTGTCAAAAATATTGACATTATCCAGATCCTTCTCTCCAAATGTCGAGCGATTTAAG GTTATCAAAGAAGATATGGAGAGAGCATTCAGAAACACCAATATGAAACCTTTGAGTCATTCTTCCTACTTGAGGTTACAAGTATTGCGTGAAAGCTTTTGGGATGTGGATGACAAGCTGTCCTGTCTTGTCAACTTATCTCTTTCTGATTTAGAGGCCTTTCTTCCAAATCTTCTAACTCAG TTGCATATAGAGGGCCTCTGCCATGGGAATCTATTAGAGGAGGAGGCAATCAACATATCAAATATATttacaaatatattttctagagAACCTCTACCAGCTGAGTTTAGGCATCAAGAACGTGTTCTCTGCCTTCCTTCCGGTGCAAGCCTTATTAGAAGTGTCCGTGTGAAGAATGATCTTGAAGTGAATTCTGTGGTTGAg CTATATTTTCAAATCGAGCAAGACGTAGGTATGGAAGCAACCAAACTGAGAGCCATTACAGATCTTTTCAGCCATATTGTTGAAGAGCCTTGTTTTGATCAGCTAAG GACAAAGGAGCAGCTTGGATACGTTGTTCATTGTGGTCCACGGATGACTTACCGTGTTTTAGGATTCTGCTTTCGTGTTCAATCGTCCGAATATAGCCCAATATATTTGCACGATAGAATAGACACCTTCATTAGTGGTCTCCAAGAGTTTCTG gATAAGCTTGATGATGAATCTTTTGAGAATCATAGAAATGGGTTGATAGCAGAGAAACTGGAAAAAGACCCATCACTTACTTATGAAACGGGTCACTACTGGAGTCAAATAGTGGAGAAAAG GTATTTATTTGACATGTTGAAAGTTGAAGCAGAGGAACTGAAAACAATTCAAAAGAGTGATGTCATCAACTGGTACAAGACGTACTTGAGGCTGCCATCATCCAAATGTCGACAACTTGCTGTTCATGTGTGGGGTTGCAATACCAATTTCAATGAGGAACTCAAAatgcaagaaaagtttggaaaaGTTATTGAAGATATTGATTCCTTAAAGATGTCGTCTGAGTTCTATCCAAGCCTCTGTTAA